From Crassaminicella indica, one genomic window encodes:
- a CDS encoding energy-coupling factor transporter transmembrane component T family protein: MLRDITIGQYYPTNSVIHRLDPRVKIVSTFIYIASLFIVKDFFAYSYILFFLGTTIFLSKVPFKYMLKGLKPLFLIIILTFSMNIFMTKGEIIYQLGPLDITLEGIHQAVFMATRLILLIVGTSILTLTTSPIQLTDGIEKLLNPFKKIGVPAHELAMMMTIALRFIPTLLEETDKIMKAQMARGADFESGNILSRAKSLVPLLVPLFISAFRRADELAMAMEARCYRGGENRTRMRELMLHKRDFVTGIVTAILLIAVILDRFI; the protein is encoded by the coding sequence ATGTTAAGAGATATTACAATAGGACAATACTATCCAACAAACTCAGTCATACACCGATTAGATCCAAGAGTAAAAATTGTCTCAACATTTATATATATTGCTTCACTATTTATTGTGAAAGATTTTTTTGCATATAGTTATATATTGTTTTTTTTAGGAACAACCATTTTTTTATCAAAAGTACCTTTTAAATATATGCTAAAAGGTCTTAAACCATTGTTTTTAATAATTATTCTTACCTTTAGTATGAATATTTTTATGACAAAAGGAGAAATAATATATCAATTAGGCCCATTAGATATTACCTTAGAAGGTATCCATCAGGCCGTATTTATGGCTACAAGATTGATATTATTAATTGTTGGAACATCTATTTTAACTCTTACAACATCACCTATACAGCTTACAGATGGTATAGAAAAGCTCCTTAATCCATTTAAAAAAATTGGTGTGCCTGCTCATGAGCTTGCTATGATGATGACTATAGCTTTAAGATTTATACCTACACTTTTAGAAGAGACGGATAAGATTATGAAAGCGCAAATGGCAAGAGGAGCAGATTTTGAGAGTGGGAATATATTAAGTCGTGCAAAGAGTCTAGTCCCTTTATTAGTACCTCTTTTTATCAGTGCTTTTAGAAGAGCAGATGAACTAGCAATGGCAATGGAGGCAAGGTGCTATAGAGGTGGCGAAAACAGAACGAGAATGAGAGAGCTAATGCTTCATAAAAGAGATTTTGTAACTGGTATAGTTACAGCAATCCTATTAATAGCTGTAATTTTAGATCGTTTTATATAA
- a CDS encoding AI-2E family transporter codes for MKGWYQKRKFGHYMNILIVVILSIVFYKFMDNMNDLYSSVSTKIGKIVNVLKPFMASVLIAYILNPMVKWFERNLVNKAFKLNKKTKYNRLISTVLVFIILILIIVLIISWVVPRIAMSIKDLLSTFPTFIEEHEQRLVAWIDNLYKHDVYDIEGELRKNINELFHKGSQIFKASLTNLMLSIIDITSRTLNILLSLVVSFYILIDKDKLLKGAERLLRALLEDKYVDNFKKFCKEADNTFVKFVIGKSIDSFIIGIIALIVLSLMKSPYTLLIGTIVMVSNMIPYFGPFIGAIIGFIFVAFVSIKKALWVLFFLFLLQQFDGLYLGPKILGDKMGVSPLWIIFSIVLGGSLFGVIGMFLGVPAISVIIMAIRRFIDRRLEEKKNKTLISK; via the coding sequence GTGAAAGGCTGGTACCAAAAAAGAAAATTTGGGCATTATATGAATATACTTATAGTTGTGATTCTTTCTATTGTATTTTATAAGTTTATGGATAATATGAATGATTTATATTCCTCTGTTTCCACGAAAATAGGAAAAATTGTAAATGTATTAAAACCATTTATGGCATCTGTACTAATTGCATATATTTTAAACCCGATGGTGAAATGGTTTGAGCGCAATTTAGTAAACAAAGCTTTTAAGTTAAATAAAAAAACAAAATATAATAGATTAATTAGTACGGTTTTAGTATTTATTATATTGATATTGATTATAGTTCTTATCATTTCTTGGGTTGTTCCAAGAATTGCTATGAGCATTAAGGATTTGTTGAGTACCTTCCCGACATTTATTGAAGAGCATGAACAAAGACTTGTAGCTTGGATTGATAATTTATATAAACATGATGTGTATGATATAGAAGGAGAATTGCGAAAAAATATTAATGAGCTGTTCCATAAAGGTAGTCAAATATTTAAAGCTAGTTTAACTAATCTGATGCTTAGTATTATTGATATTACCTCAAGAACATTAAATATCCTTTTATCATTAGTAGTATCCTTTTATATTTTAATTGACAAGGATAAGTTATTAAAAGGTGCAGAAAGATTATTAAGAGCATTGCTTGAGGATAAATATGTAGATAATTTTAAGAAATTTTGTAAAGAAGCAGATAATACCTTTGTAAAGTTTGTAATAGGAAAATCTATTGATTCATTTATTATTGGAATAATAGCTTTAATAGTTCTATCTTTGATGAAAAGTCCATATACGTTGTTAATAGGAACAATTGTAATGGTTTCTAATATGATTCCATATTTTGGACCTTTTATTGGTGCTATTATAGGATTTATTTTTGTAGCTTTTGTTAGCATAAAAAAAGCATTGTGGGTACTTTTTTTCCTATTTTTATTACAGCAATTTGACGGGTTATATTTAGGTCCTAAAATTTTAGGAGATAAAATGGGTGTTAGCCCACTTTGGATTATATTCTCCATTGTTTTAGGAGGAAGCTTATTCGGTGTCATTGGTATGTTTTTAGGTGTTCCTGCTATATCGGTTATAATCATGGCGATAAGGAGATTTATAGATAGAAGATTGGAAGAAAAGAAAAATAAAACATTGATCTCAAAATAA
- the cwlD gene encoding N-acetylmuramoyl-L-alanine amidase CwlD encodes MSILIIRKKWFALGFMIIIAMLLIFCMNQALEIFKTITLNKVIIIDAGHGGIDGGAVGKNGILESHINLEIALKVRRLLEQDGAIVLLTRDKDVGLYTDDGSIRKKKNEDLRNRKKLRDESNADIFVSIHMNSFSESKYYGAQTFYPKNSEESKRLAELIQEELIRVLDNGNNRVAKQKSDVYLLKECSIPTVLVECGFLSNPIEERLFQDGKYQEQVAWSIYIGILRYFHEEGKMNNM; translated from the coding sequence ATGAGCATACTGATCATAAGGAAAAAGTGGTTTGCATTAGGATTTATGATTATTATTGCGATGCTTTTGATTTTTTGTATGAATCAAGCGTTAGAAATATTCAAAACAATCACTTTAAATAAAGTGATTATAATAGATGCAGGTCATGGAGGAATAGATGGAGGAGCTGTTGGGAAAAATGGTATTTTAGAGAGTCATATTAATCTTGAGATTGCACTAAAAGTAAGAAGATTATTAGAGCAGGATGGTGCTATTGTTCTTTTAACAAGAGATAAAGATGTTGGATTATATACTGATGATGGAAGCATCAGAAAGAAGAAAAATGAGGATTTAAGGAATAGAAAGAAGCTAAGAGACGAGAGCAATGCTGATATATTTGTTAGTATACATATGAACAGCTTTAGTGAGTCAAAATATTATGGTGCTCAAACCTTTTACCCTAAAAACTCAGAGGAAAGTAAAAGACTGGCAGAGCTTATTCAGGAAGAATTAATTAGAGTGCTTGATAATGGAAATAATAGAGTAGCAAAACAAAAAAGTGATGTATATTTGTTAAAGGAATGTAGTATACCAACTGTCTTAGTAGAATGTGGTTTTTTGTCTAATCCTATAGAGGAAAGACTGTTTCAGGATGGAAAATATCAAGAGCAGGTAGCATGGAGTATTTATATTGGTATCCTTAGATATTTTCACGAAGAAGGAAAAATGAATAATATGTAA
- the rplM gene encoding 50S ribosomal protein L13 has translation MKSFVAKPHEVERKRYVVDAEGKRLGRLASQIAAILRGKNKPTYTPHVDTGDYVIVINAEKVEVTGKKMDQKMYRHHTGYVGHMKEMTYKQMLQKHPERIIEFAVKGMLPKNSLGRKMFKKLKVYSGSEHNHEAQKPETLDI, from the coding sequence ATGAAATCATTCGTTGCTAAGCCACATGAAGTAGAAAGAAAGAGGTATGTAGTAGACGCTGAGGGAAAAAGATTAGGTCGCTTAGCTTCACAAATTGCAGCAATTCTAAGAGGAAAAAATAAACCAACATATACACCACACGTTGACACAGGAGATTATGTAATTGTGATCAATGCAGAAAAGGTTGAAGTAACTGGAAAGAAAATGGATCAAAAGATGTACAGACATCATACAGGTTATGTAGGTCATATGAAAGAAATGACTTATAAGCAAATGCTACAAAAGCATCCTGAAAGAATTATTGAATTCGCAGTAAAGGGTATGCTTCCAAAAAACAGCTTAGGAAGAAAAATGTTTAAGAAATTAAAAGTATACAGCGGTTCTGAGCATAATCATGAAGCTCAAAAGCCAGAAACTTTAGATATATAA
- the truA gene encoding tRNA pseudouridine(38-40) synthase TruA, whose translation MKNVKLIIEYDGTNFSGWQIQPNARTVQEVIEKSLEKIMKKPVKINGSGRTDAGVHALGQVANFCEKFSIPVEKIPLALNALLPKEISIKNAIEVPKDFHARYNAVGKEYIYKIYNGAIRSPILRNYTYFVPKPLNIEKMKMACDYFVGEHDFKGFMASKSGVVDTIRNIYALQVYKKDEILIIKAIGNGFLYNMVRIIAGTLVDVGIGKIKVEDIPYIIKSGKREKAGHTAPPQGLYLSKVFYQLPIIP comes from the coding sequence ATGAAAAATGTAAAATTAATTATAGAATATGATGGTACAAATTTTAGTGGTTGGCAGATACAGCCAAATGCTAGAACTGTGCAGGAAGTGATTGAAAAATCACTAGAGAAAATAATGAAGAAGCCTGTAAAGATTAATGGTTCAGGTAGAACAGATGCAGGAGTTCATGCTTTAGGACAGGTAGCAAATTTTTGTGAGAAATTTAGCATTCCTGTTGAAAAAATTCCTTTAGCATTAAATGCCTTATTACCAAAGGAAATCTCAATTAAGAATGCGATAGAAGTTCCTAAAGACTTTCATGCTAGATATAATGCTGTTGGGAAAGAGTATATTTATAAAATCTATAATGGAGCGATAAGAAGTCCAATACTTCGAAATTATACATATTTTGTTCCTAAGCCTTTAAATATAGAAAAAATGAAAATGGCTTGTGATTATTTTGTTGGAGAACATGATTTTAAAGGCTTTATGGCATCTAAAAGTGGTGTAGTAGATACTATAAGAAATATTTATGCTTTACAGGTTTATAAAAAAGATGAAATATTAATTATTAAAGCAATAGGAAATGGGTTTTTATACAATATGGTAAGAATAATAGCAGGGACTTTAGTAGATGTAGGAATAGGTAAAATAAAAGTAGAAGATATTCCATATATTATAAAAAGTGGAAAAAGGGAAAAAGCAGGTCATACAGCACCACCTCAAGGATTATATCTATCAAAAGTTTTTTATCAACTGCCTATTATTCCTTGA
- a CDS encoding IS3 family transposase, translating into MIEFIEFYNNRRYQKKLGCLTPMEYRNQAPICV; encoded by the coding sequence ATTATCGAATTTATCGAATTCTACAACAACAGAAGATATCAAAAAAAATTAGGATGCTTGACTCCGATGGAATATCGAAATCAAGCACCCATATGTGTATAA
- a CDS encoding (2Fe-2S) ferredoxin domain-containing protein, producing MVTIRVCIGSACHLKGAYNVIHRLQEIVDDRNLEDKVTIKADFCLGECTKAVSVKVNDSDIISVDENNVEAFFEEFVLGRL from the coding sequence GTGGTAACAATTCGTGTATGTATAGGGAGTGCCTGTCATTTGAAAGGAGCATATAATGTTATCCATAGGCTACAGGAAATTGTAGATGATAGAAATTTAGAGGATAAGGTAACTATTAAAGCTGATTTTTGTCTTGGAGAATGTACTAAGGCTGTTTCAGTAAAAGTAAATGATAGTGATATTATTTCAGTAGATGAAAATAATGTAGAAGCATTTTTTGAGGAATTTGTTCTTGGGAGGTTATAA
- a CDS encoding [Fe-Fe] hydrogenase large subunit C-terminal domain-containing protein: MGILNFSQANCKNCYKCLRACPVKAIKIKNEQAEIVEELCIGCGQCLIICPQNARQIKSDLQEIKDAIKSNRRMIASIAPSFAGAFSMKDARQIVTALKLLGFHIVEETAIGAEAVAILYKEYVALGKYENLITTCCPSGNYLVEKYFPSLIKYLIPVVSPMIAHGKILKNEYGMDSYVVFIGPCTGKKIESINFQHKGIIDAVITFEELKKWLEEENIILKELAPKNFDKESSREGCGFPIDGGVLKSFINDDKGKYEIIKVDGIDQCMKIFQSIKQGNIKNACIEVSTCRGSCVGGPGMLKHENDFYKIQKKIKEYVKSKEASFMDKRYEDIENINFTKKFFDRNLSKKKASEEEIRSILRKIGKYEPEDELNCGGCGYNTCREKAQAVYEGMAELNMCLPFMRSKAERLTNVIFENTPNIIILVDENMHVKEFNPTAEKIFNIRAEEIKDKPISVIIDDHIFQKVKETKKDFIGHKVAYPQYGVVLLQSILYLEKQNILLAIMTNTTLEEKHKKELIRVKEKTIDAAQRVIEKQMRVAQEIASLLGETTAETKMILTKLKQIALDENGDAK, encoded by the coding sequence TTGGGCATATTAAACTTTTCACAGGCAAATTGTAAAAATTGCTACAAGTGTTTACGGGCTTGTCCTGTAAAGGCAATAAAAATAAAAAATGAACAAGCAGAAATTGTGGAAGAATTATGTATTGGCTGTGGACAATGTTTAATAATTTGTCCTCAAAATGCTAGACAAATAAAGAGTGACCTCCAAGAAATAAAGGATGCAATAAAAAGCAATAGAAGAATGATTGCAAGTATTGCACCTTCATTTGCGGGAGCATTTTCTATGAAAGATGCAAGACAAATCGTAACAGCGCTAAAGCTTTTAGGTTTTCATATTGTTGAAGAAACTGCTATTGGAGCAGAAGCTGTTGCAATATTATATAAAGAGTATGTAGCTTTAGGAAAATATGAAAACCTGATTACCACTTGTTGTCCTTCCGGAAATTATTTAGTAGAAAAATATTTTCCATCGTTGATAAAATATTTAATCCCAGTGGTTTCACCAATGATTGCTCATGGAAAAATACTAAAAAATGAGTATGGTATGGATAGTTATGTAGTATTTATAGGTCCTTGTACAGGAAAAAAAATAGAATCTATCAATTTTCAACATAAAGGTATTATTGATGCAGTGATTACCTTTGAAGAATTAAAAAAATGGTTAGAAGAAGAAAATATTATACTAAAGGAGCTTGCACCAAAAAATTTTGATAAAGAGAGTTCAAGGGAAGGCTGTGGATTTCCAATAGACGGTGGAGTCTTAAAAAGCTTTATAAATGATGATAAAGGTAAGTATGAAATAATTAAAGTAGATGGTATAGACCAATGTATGAAGATATTTCAGTCTATTAAGCAGGGTAATATAAAAAATGCTTGTATAGAGGTAAGCACATGTAGAGGAAGCTGTGTAGGTGGCCCGGGAATGCTTAAACACGAAAATGACTTTTATAAAATTCAAAAGAAAATAAAGGAATATGTAAAAAGTAAAGAAGCTTCCTTTATGGACAAGCGCTATGAGGATATAGAGAATATTAATTTTACAAAGAAATTTTTTGATAGAAATTTGTCAAAGAAGAAAGCAAGTGAAGAAGAAATAAGGAGTATTTTAAGAAAGATAGGAAAATATGAACCAGAGGATGAACTAAATTGTGGAGGCTGTGGATACAATACATGTCGTGAAAAGGCTCAAGCTGTATACGAAGGAATGGCAGAGCTTAATATGTGCCTTCCTTTTATGAGGAGTAAAGCCGAGCGATTGACAAATGTTATATTTGAAAATACGCCAAATATTATTATATTAGTAGATGAAAATATGCATGTGAAAGAGTTTAACCCAACGGCAGAAAAAATTTTTAATATAAGAGCAGAAGAAATAAAGGATAAACCTATTTCTGTGATAATAGATGATCATATATTTCAAAAAGTTAAAGAAACTAAAAAAGATTTTATTGGACATAAGGTTGCTTATCCTCAATATGGTGTGGTATTATTACAAAGTATTTTATATCTAGAAAAACAAAATATTTTGTTGGCCATTATGACAAATACTACATTAGAAGAAAAACATAAAAAAGAATTGATTAGGGTAAAAGAAAAAACTATTGATGCAGCTCAAAGAGTTATTGAAAAGCAAATGCGTGTAGCTCAAGAAATAGCAAGTCTTCTTGGAGAAACAACGGCAGAAACTAAGATGATCTTAACAAAATTAAAACAAATCGCTTTAGATGAGAATGGTGATGCGAAGTGA
- a CDS encoding MazG-like family protein has product MDNYTAFKQISLPKLNNLQLSLESTCLKLMEEAGELAQAIGKFRGMNGEKIHLKEQEVVEMISKELLDVAQVAVSMMFVLEEEYGINIKEKVDDHINKLVKKGYIKIEK; this is encoded by the coding sequence ATGGATAATTATACAGCTTTTAAGCAAATTAGTTTGCCAAAGTTAAATAATTTACAGCTAAGTCTTGAGTCTACTTGTTTAAAGCTAATGGAGGAAGCAGGAGAATTGGCACAGGCAATAGGAAAATTTAGAGGAATGAATGGTGAAAAAATACATCTAAAGGAGCAGGAAGTAGTGGAGATGATAAGTAAAGAGCTTTTAGATGTAGCACAGGTTGCTGTGTCTATGATGTTTGTACTTGAGGAAGAATATGGAATAAATATAAAGGAAAAGGTAGATGACCATATCAATAAGCTAGTAAAAAAAGGATATATTAAAATAGAAAAATAG
- the rpsI gene encoding 30S ribosomal protein S9 — MAKVQYYGTGRRKTSIARVRLVPGEGKITINGRDIDQYFDYETLKRDVRMPLVLTETEGKFDVIAKVHGGGFTGQAGALRHGISRALLKAEGELRPILKKAGFLTRDPRMKERKKYGLKKARRAPQFSKR, encoded by the coding sequence ATGGCGAAAGTACAATACTACGGAACAGGTAGAAGAAAAACTTCTATTGCTAGAGTTAGATTAGTTCCAGGAGAAGGAAAAATCACAATCAATGGAAGAGATATAGATCAATACTTTGATTATGAAACATTAAAAAGAGACGTTAGAATGCCTCTTGTACTTACTGAAACTGAAGGTAAGTTTGACGTTATAGCAAAGGTTCATGGTGGTGGATTCACAGGACAAGCTGGAGCGTTAAGACATGGTATTTCAAGAGCTTTATTAAAAGCTGAAGGAGAGCTTAGACCAATCCTTAAAAAAGCAGGTTTCTTAACAAGAGATCCAAGAATGAAGGAAAGAAAGAAATACGGATTGAAAAAAGCAAGACGTGCACCACAGTTCTCCAAGAGATAA
- a CDS encoding energy-coupling factor transporter ATPase: MKNIIKIHDLVYEYRKDEEEKVQALKKVSLNVKKGEFLVVIGHNGSGKSTMAKHMNALLLPSGGKVYVKGLDTLEEKNTWEIRQTAGMVFQNPDNQIVATIVEEDVAFGLENLGIEPEEIRKRVEEALKTVDMIEFRKKGPHLLSGGQKQRIAIAGVIAMKPECIIFDEPTAMLDPVGRKEVMDTILKLNKQEGITIVHITHFMDEAVNADRIVVMEEGNIVLEGTPKEVFSQVDTLKKLGLDVPQITELAHQLKKEGMNIPTNILTIDEMVNYLCQL; encoded by the coding sequence ATGAAAAATATTATAAAAATACATGATTTAGTTTATGAATACAGAAAAGATGAAGAAGAAAAGGTTCAGGCACTAAAAAAAGTTTCATTAAATGTAAAAAAAGGTGAATTTTTAGTAGTTATTGGACATAATGGTTCTGGGAAGTCAACGATGGCAAAACATATGAATGCCTTACTTCTTCCAAGTGGTGGTAAGGTTTATGTAAAAGGATTAGATACATTAGAGGAAAAAAATACTTGGGAGATACGACAAACTGCAGGAATGGTATTTCAAAATCCTGATAATCAGATTGTAGCAACTATTGTAGAAGAAGATGTGGCCTTTGGGCTTGAGAACTTAGGGATTGAGCCAGAAGAGATTCGAAAAAGAGTAGAAGAAGCATTAAAGACTGTAGATATGATAGAATTTAGAAAAAAAGGACCTCATTTATTATCAGGAGGACAAAAACAAAGAATTGCCATTGCTGGGGTTATTGCGATGAAACCCGAATGTATTATTTTTGATGAGCCTACGGCAATGCTTGATCCAGTGGGAAGAAAAGAGGTTATGGATACGATTTTAAAGCTGAATAAACAAGAAGGTATTACTATTGTTCATATTACTCACTTTATGGATGAAGCTGTAAATGCGGATCGGATTGTTGTAATGGAGGAAGGAAATATAGTCTTAGAAGGAACACCAAAAGAAGTATTTTCACAAGTAGATACCTTAAAAAAATTAGGATTAGATGTACCTCAGATAACGGAGCTTGCACATCAGCTTAAAAAAGAAGGCATGAATATTCCAACAAATATATTAACAATAGATGAGATGGTGAATTACTTATGTCAATTATAA
- a CDS encoding Rpn family recombination-promoting nuclease/putative transposase: protein MGKDRKLYNEHDLGYKHILSHKKNFIDFLKSFVKKEWVDIIEEENLILIDKEFIQEDFKEEEADIVYKVNIDGKDVIFYVLLELQSRVDFRMPIRLLMYMTEIWRDELKNTDENIKKRKNYRLPVIVPIVLYNGKNKWTAVRSFKEILNGYELFEENVVNFKYLLFDVNRMDKEELFNIANVVSSVFLLDQDVEIEEIIKRLKLIGRIIRSSATKEQEKSFRSWLLNIFKNRFEGEKRENIYRLLVEVSEMEVDDMVSNLGRKLEEEFNYREKKGIQQGKKEMIRNLLLLGVDIEKIIKASELSKEDIEKIKREIN from the coding sequence ATGGGAAAAGATAGGAAACTATATAATGAACATGATTTAGGATATAAACATATACTTTCACATAAAAAGAATTTCATAGATTTTTTAAAAAGCTTTGTAAAAAAAGAATGGGTAGATATAATAGAAGAAGAAAATTTAATACTAATAGATAAAGAATTTATACAAGAAGATTTTAAAGAGGAAGAAGCAGATATAGTATATAAAGTGAATATAGATGGAAAAGATGTAATATTTTATGTATTATTAGAGCTACAATCGAGAGTAGATTTTAGAATGCCAATAAGGCTCTTGATGTATATGACAGAGATATGGAGAGATGAGCTTAAAAATACAGATGAAAATATCAAGAAGAGAAAAAATTATAGATTACCAGTAATAGTGCCGATAGTATTATACAATGGAAAGAATAAATGGACAGCAGTAAGAAGCTTTAAAGAAATATTAAATGGATATGAATTATTCGAAGAAAATGTTGTAAACTTTAAATATTTATTATTTGATGTAAATAGAATGGATAAGGAAGAATTATTTAATATAGCAAATGTAGTAAGTAGTGTATTTTTATTAGATCAAGATGTAGAAATAGAAGAAATAATAAAAAGACTTAAATTAATAGGAAGAATAATAAGAAGTAGTGCAACAAAGGAGCAGGAAAAATCGTTTAGAAGTTGGCTTTTAAATATATTTAAGAATAGATTTGAAGGAGAGAAAAGAGAGAATATATATAGATTACTGGTAGAAGTATCAGAAATGGAGGTGGATGATATGGTGAGCAATTTAGGAAGAAAGCTAGAAGAAGAATTTAATTATAGAGAAAAAAAGGGAATACAGCAAGGAAAGAAAGAAATGATAAGGAATTTATTACTATTAGGAGTAGATATTGAAAAAATTATAAAGGCATCAGAATTAAGTAAAGAAGATATAGAAAAAATAAAAAGAGAAATTAATTAA
- a CDS encoding energy-coupling factor transporter ATPase, which produces MSIIIENLTHVYNANSPFESTALNNINITIEKGEFIGLIGHTGSGKSTLTQHLNGLLKPTSGKIIINGFDITKKDVSLKEIRRKVGLVFQYPEHQLFEETVYKDVAFGPKNLGLNDSEIENRVKEAIELVGLSYNEIKERSPFELSGGQKRRVAIAGVIAMKPEILILDEPTAGLDPKARDEVLNQIKELHKKYKMTIILVSHSMEDIARLVDRIIVMHKGNIALTGKPSEVFKNVELLKSIGLLVPQITYLMKKLRAMGMSVREEVFTVEDAKNEILKMIGR; this is translated from the coding sequence ATGTCAATTATAATTGAAAATTTAACGCATGTATATAATGCAAATAGTCCGTTTGAATCAACTGCACTCAACAATATAAATATAACAATTGAAAAGGGAGAATTTATAGGTCTTATTGGGCATACTGGTTCGGGGAAATCTACACTTACTCAGCATTTAAATGGTCTTCTTAAACCTACATCTGGGAAAATAATCATTAATGGATTTGATATTACTAAAAAAGATGTATCGTTAAAAGAAATAAGACGAAAAGTTGGTCTTGTATTTCAATATCCAGAGCATCAGCTTTTTGAAGAAACTGTTTATAAGGATGTAGCCTTTGGACCGAAAAATTTAGGACTTAATGATTCTGAAATAGAAAATAGAGTAAAAGAAGCTATTGAACTCGTTGGATTATCTTATAATGAAATAAAGGAGCGATCTCCTTTTGAACTTAGTGGAGGACAAAAAAGAAGAGTAGCTATAGCAGGCGTCATTGCTATGAAGCCAGAAATATTAATATTAGATGAACCTACTGCAGGTCTTGACCCTAAAGCTCGTGATGAAGTATTAAATCAAATAAAAGAGCTTCATAAAAAATATAAAATGACTATTATTTTAGTATCCCATAGCATGGAGGACATTGCAAGATTGGTAGATAGAATTATTGTAATGCATAAAGGAAATATAGCATTAACAGGAAAGCCTAGTGAGGTTTTTAAGAATGTAGAGCTTCTAAAAAGTATTGGACTTTTGGTACCTCAAATTACCTATCTGATGAAAAAATTGAGAGCTATGGGAATGTCAGTAAGAGAAGAAGTTTTTACGGTAGAAGATGCAAAAAATGAAATATTAAAAATGATAGGGAGATAG